The genome window AGTTTTAAAAATTGACTTATTTTGTTGACGACAACCTCTTTCCAAGGTTACTGCGGCTTAAGTTGTTAAgttgtataaaaaatatcataaaatatagtTGACATGAAAGTCTTcaacaaaaatgaagaattaaaaTTGTGTCTGTTAACTACCACAAAGTGTAGTCTCAAAGGATAAGGCTCATGATGTAGGTATAAATTCATCAAAAGTTAACCTCAAAGGGTTAGGCTAATGTTGTAGGTATACTTTCACCAAAGTGTAGCCTCAAAAGGTAAGGCTAATGATGTTTGTATAGATTCACCAAAGTGTAACCTCAAAGGGTAAGGCTAATGATGTTTGTATAGATTCACCAAAGTGTAACCTCAAAGGGTAAGGCTAATAAGGTGGGTATACATTCACCAAAATGTAACCTCAAATTGTAACGCTGATGATGTTGGTATACTTTCACCAAAGTGTACCTTCAAAGGGTAAGGCTTAGATGTTGGTATACTTTCACAGAAGTGTAACCTCAAAATGTAAGGCTAATAACCTCAAAGGGTAAGGCTAATGTTGTAGGTATTCTTTCACCAAATTGTAACCTCAAAGGGTAAGGCTTATGATGTTGGTATACTTTCACCAAAGTGTAACCTCAAAGGGTAAGGCTAATGATTTGTGTATACATTCTCCAAAAAGTAACCTCAAAGGGTAAGGCTTATGAATGATGTTGATATACTTTCACCAAAGTGTAACCTCAAATGGTAAGGCTCATTGGTATACTTTCACCAAAGTATAACCTCTAACGGTAAGGCTAATAATGATGATATACTTCACTAAAGTGTAACCTCAAAGGGTAAGGCTAATGATGTAGGTATAATTACACCAAAGTGTAACCGCAAAGGGTAAGGCTAATGATGTTTATATACTTTCCCCAAAGTGTAAACTCAAAAGGTAAAGCTTATTATGTTGGTATACTTTCACCAAAGTGTAACCTCAAAGGGTAAGGCTAATGATTTGTGTATACATTCTCCAAAAAGTAACCTCAAACGGTAAGGCTTATGAATGATGTTGATATACTTTCACCAAAGTGTAACCTCAAATGGTAAGGCTCATTGGTATACTTTCACCAAAGTATAACCTCAAACGGTAAGGCTTATAATGGTGATATACTTCACTAAAGTGTAACCTCAATGGGTAAGGCTAATGATGTAGGTTTAATTACACCAAAGTGTAACCGCAAAGGGTAAGGCTAATGATGTTTATATACTTTCCCCAAAGTGTAAACTCAAAAGGTAAAGCTTATAATGTTGGTATACTTTCACCAAAGTGTAACCTCAATGGGTAAGACTAATGATGTTGGTATACTTTTACCAAAGTGTAACCTCAGAGGGTAAGGCTAATGATAGTAGTATACTTTCACCAAAGTGTAATCTCAAAGGGTAGGCTAATGATGTTGGAATACTTTTACCAAAGTGTAAAAAGTATTTTAGTTATTCTCAAAGCATGTAAAGACAACAAATAACAAGCACTGCATTTTAATAAGGCCTATTACCGCTATCAGGCATACATATGTTGCATAAAATAGAAATGAGCTCTCCAGTACATTCACTTTGCATGGATATACCAAGGAATATCAGGTCTTCAGTTTTATGTTTAAGTGTAGGCTCTCCCCTTCAATGAACAACCAGCGGATGTGTGCAAATACACATTCCTTGGATTGTTTGTAATAATGTCTCTCGTGGTTTTGCTTCACGAATGTTTGTATTCCTATATTCAAATGGTTTGTGTAACAGTTTCTCACTGACGTTCAGACCGTCCTTGGAAGTccaattttaataaaatcaaatcaatGTAAAGATCGCGCATGATGACGTTCCATTAAGTTTGTGTTGATGTCATGTAAACGTTGCTTGACTTTTTGAATGACGTCACGTGAACTGTATAATTACGTCATGATGTTGTGGAAACGCCTTCAACATGGCCTCCCTTTCTCCTGCGATCCAGTCCCGAAACTCAAAACCTGGGCAAAAGGAAAAACACCAGTGTACACACGTAAAATATACTCAAATAATTAACATAGTTTTGCTTTTTGCTATGCTACAAAAACTTCATAAACCATAATTTCCATTATACTTTTGTTTGCGTATACGTTCGTCTTTAATGTAGATCTAATTAACACATGATAAGCTTAATACGACCGTCCTTCAATAAAATACTATGATTTGAAAGGTCATTAACATGCAGTGTGATTGGATGAATACCTTAAAATGTAGCTTACCTTCAATACAGACAAACCTAACTAAACATCTGAACAAACTCAATGTTATACCTTACCACCACATATAGGCTCGTgcatattattatacctcacaaaatatgtaagaatcaaaataataattacgTTGTCTTAATCGATCGGCCAACTCTTGTTCTGATGGCTGGGTATTAAATTATATGACTGACACAGTCGTGAATTAATTCCCACTCATCAGAAGTGTAAGTAATTGTTTAGTGGCAAACAAATCCAATAATGTTCGGCGACTATTAAGCACGCACTTCAACTGACATCATGTCAGTATTTAATTCTATTATTGAATATTTAGCAGCGACTTCACTGaatttacatacatatttttatatatagccGTCCCTACTACATAAACCGTGAGACAGTTATCTGGTCATAAGATACTGGCTTAGGATTCGGAATCGGATGGTCCCCGGTTCGAATCCATCTAAGACTACGATTTTTTAAGCAAATCATTAATTCCGCGCTTGCAGCTCTCCACCCGGAAGTATAAACgtgtcttgttctaagaaaaatgggcattaattcatgtgcgtaaagtgtcgtcccagattagcctttgcagtccgcacaggctaatcagggacgccactttccgctttaatggtatttttagtttcaaggaagtccctccttaccgaaaatcaagtctaggtggaaagtgtcgtccctgaatatactgtgcggactgcacaggctaatctgggacgacattttacgcatatgtattaagcccagttttatcagaacaagacacaaattgttacctgtgagggaaataagccaatatGAAGTGGCTGCATATAGCCCCGAATGTAAACGGAGAACTTATTGCATGGTGATCGGGTGGTAACTATGAATTTAGGCTGAAGATGAGAAAAGTATCGTTATCACACTATAAACCCATGACTTTAGCTCTCTTTAACTTTACTCGTTACTCACCCGGCGTCACCACGGCGCTGTAGAGCGCGTAGGCCGCCCCTTCCTGTAGTTCGGCGTAGTACCACGTGTCATGCGGCACAATCGCCTGCCCCATACAGTCTTCATGGCGCACAACGTCCCCCAGTGTGACACTCGACAGTGTCCCGCCGTCCGTCAACATCCGTACCTACCAGGGGAAAGTGGTACATACTGTGTACATAACAGTAAACTCGGTGTGTATATGCTCCAAAATAGTGAGAAAAGCAACAATATCCGTGAGATCAATTTCTTATTAGTTGAAGTTGTAAGAACTTAGcgacaggctaatcaatgacgtcACTTTTCGCTTTCaaggtattttcgtttaaagaaaggcTCTTCTTAGCGAAtgtccattttaggcggaaatttcgtccctggtaagcctgcgtgtactgcgcaggctaatcgTGGACGAAACTTTTCGCACACGCATTAAACTCCGTTTGTCTGATCGAGGCTCACATGAAAGAAATGTGAAAGTGTCCATGAATCAAACTACGAAACGACTTCGTTATTATGACGTCATGGCAATTGAAGTCCCGCCAAAAAGAGCAAATCATCTTATCCCGTAAGAACCGCAATTGCACTTCCACAaccactgaccttgacctttccacCAGCATGCCAGTAGAATCCCTCGTCTGACAGGTGTTTGTGCCACGTGACGCAGTGAGGCTGTGTCAACAGGAAGTATATACTGGTCGCCGTGGAGCGAGGCCCGTCATGGCTGGGGACGGAGGAGTTATATAGTTCACCCGTGTAGAGAACAAAACTATTGAACATTTCAGAATGATGACTGTGACGTAACACAGAAAATTATATTAGggttaataattttataatcaaattgtaattatattagggttagttattttataatcaaattataatacAGAGGCAAGAAAcatacaaaatcataaataactACACTATAACTAAATAAAGACGGTTAGTAATTAAGATACCAAACTAAAACCAAGCAATTAACATGT of Dreissena polymorpha isolate Duluth1 chromosome 15, UMN_Dpol_1.0, whole genome shotgun sequence contains these proteins:
- the LOC127859367 gene encoding uncharacterized protein LOC127859367, translated to MSQQSSEAEMERLKKQLGLVPHPSGYGAFREMFKGDREVVFTSPTSHDGPRSTATSIYFLLTQPHCVTWHKHLSDEGFYWHAGGKVKVRMLTDGGTLSSVTLGDVVRHEDCMGQAIVPHDTWYYAELQEGAAYALYSAVVTPGFEFRDWIAGEREAMLKAFPQHHDVIIQFT